A region of the Candidatus Pelagibacter ubique HTCC1062 genome:
ATAAGTAGAGATGAAGACAAAAAGGAGCCAAGATATTTTGTTAATCCAGTAATCAAAAATAAAAATGATATAACGTCAAAATATGAAGAGGGTTGTTTGTCAGTTCCTGATCAGTTTGCTGAAATAGAAAGACCAAATGAATGTGAAGTTGAATATTTAGATTACAATGGAAAAAAACAATTATTAAAAGCAGATGGATTATTGGCTACTTGTATTCAACATGAAATGGATCACTTAGAAGGAGTTTTGTTTATAGATTATTTATCTAAATTAAAAAAATCTATGATAATTAAAAAACTCTCTAAGATTAAGTCGAATAGAATAATCGTTTAAATGACAAAGAAAATTGTCT
Encoded here:
- the def gene encoding peptide deformylase, producing MSVKSILTEPNKLLRQISKPVENVGDEERRLMDDMLDTMYAAPGIGLAAIQIGVPKRIIVMDISRDEDKKEPRYFVNPVIKNKNDITSKYEEGCLSVPDQFAEIERPNECEVEYLDYNGKKQLLKADGLLATCIQHEMDHLEGVLFIDYLSKLKKSMIIKKLSKIKSNRIIV